CTCACGAAAAAGGTGCTCCGGGTGTGAGAAGAAGTGCGCCGTCCAGCCTACGCCGCCCCGGACGTGCCGCTGTGTCAGCCCCCGAGCCGCTCGCCCTCGGTGATCCGCACCCCGCGTGCCCAGTCCGCCGCCCGCATCGGCTTCTTGCCCTGGGCCTGCACCCAGATCAGCTCCACGGCGTGCGAGCCGGTGCCGACGTACACGTTGTTCTTCCCGGCGGAGATCTGCCCCGGGGCGAGATCCGTCCGGTCCGGTACGGGGGTGGCCTGGATGGGCTTGAGCCGCTCACCGCGGAACGTGGTCCACGCGCCGGGAGCAGGGGTGCAGCCCCGGACCATCCGGTCGACGCGCAGCGCGGGGGCGTTCCAGTCGATGCGGGCGTCCTCGACGTTGACCTTCGGGGCCAGGCTGACCCCCTCGGCCGGCTGAGGTACGGCCTTCAGCGTGCCGTCCTCGATCCCGTCCATGGTCGCCGCGAGCAGCCCGGCACCGGCGAAGGCCAGCCGCGTCAGCAGATCCCCGCTGGTGTCGGTGGGCCGGATCTCCTCGGTGACCGTCCCGTACACCGGCCCGGAGTCGAGCCCCTCCTCGATCAGGAACGTGGAGGCGCCGGTGATCTCGTCCCCGGCCATGATGGCGTGCTGCACGGGCGCGGCCCCGCGCCAGGCCGGCAGCAGGGAGAAGTGCAGATTGACCCAGCCGTGCACGGGGATGTCGAGGGCGACCCGGGGCAGCAGCGCGCCATAGGCGACGACGGGGCAGCAGTCCGGCCCGATCTCCCGCAGCCGCTCCAGGAACTCGGGGTCCTTCGGCTTCGCCGGCTTCAGCACTTCGATCCCGGCCTCCTCCGCCCGCTCGGCGACGGGCGACGCGACGAGCCTGCGCCCCCGCCCGGCCGGCGCGTCCGGCCGCGTGACGACGGCGGCCACCTCGTGCCGCCCGGAGGCGAGAAGAGCGTCCAGAGCGGGAACGGCGACCTCGGGTGTACCGGCGAAGACGAGCTTCATGGGGTGGTGGGGGCCTCTCGGACAGGGGTCGATGACGGGCAACGCCCAAGTCTATGAGCCGGAAACGGAAAGCCGCCGACGGCGCTCGCCCCCCCCCCACGGGAGAGCCGGGCCACTCGACGGACAGTTACGGGTGGTGCGCGGGTGGGAGACAAAAGCCGAAGGCCGAGGCGCACACCCCGCGCAAACAGGCGCACGCACATGCCCCCGCGCCCCCACACCGTGACCCGCGGAGCGAATCCGCGTTGGTCAAGACAGAGTTGACCACACCGGGCCGCGATCGCGGCCCATTCCCTTTCAACGCCGGTTCGAGAGGCTTGTTCATGGCCGACCACGCAACCCACGACGCCCAGGCTCGGGCCAGCCTGCACTTGCTGGTGCGGGACATCGAGCGGGTCCGCCGGCAGGTGGACGCACTGCGCACACTCACCGCCCAGCTGGGCAACGTCTACCGCCCGCGCCGCTCCGGCCCCTCCACGGGCTTCGTCGTCTACGGACGCGCCCCCGCCCCGACGGTACGTCTCGCCCAGGAGCTGCGGGACAGTGTCGAGACCCTGGTGACGGCGGCCGTGGACTTCGACCGCTCACTCGGCTTCTCGTGGGACGCGGTGGGCTCCGCGCTCGGAGTCACCAAACAGGCGGTCCATCGCCGTTACGGCGCACGCCGTGCCACGGCCCAGTCGGCCACGGCCGAGGCGGAGCGCACACCGGAGCCGTCGAGCTCCCGCCCGGTCGGTGTGAACACCGGCCTCCCCACGGTCCCGACGATCCCGGCGGCCCGCTCCATGCCCACCCAGCCGACGGCGGGCAGCCCGGCGCTCCGCGACGAGGCCAGGCCGACGGCTTTCCCCGGCCCGCGCAACGGCTGAGCCACCCCTGCCCGTGTCCTGCCCTCCCGGAACACCTCCGGGAGGGCAGCGGCGTCTACGGACGCTGACCAAGGACTCACCCGATGTCAGCCGGATCGATCCGCACCCAAATCCCACTGCCACTGCCGCTGCCACTCCCCCGAGCCATCCGCGCAGCCTGCGCAGCTTTCAGCGCGGCGGCCAGCGCGGCGCCCTTCCCCGGTGGCACCCGGATCAGCGCCCGCTCCCACTGCTCCCCGGGCGGCGGCGCACCCGCCCGCCGCGGTCGGCCCGCGGCGAGGACGGGCAACGGAACCGGCCCCAGCATCTCGGCCTCCGGCGGCAGTTCGGCCGCGTGCAGAAACTCGGCCACCGCTTCCACCGGCCCCGACACGGCCGCCATCCGCGACACCGGCGGAAAACCGAGCTCGGCCCGCTCGGCGAGTTCCCGCACCGCGTGACCGACGGGGTCCCACCGTACGAGCGCCTGGACGGGCCGCAGCGTCGGCTCGGCCACGACCACCACCGTGCCGCCGGCCGGCTGCGGCCGGACGAGCGACGCGGCCGCGATCCACCGCCGCAGCGCGTCCTCCCCGGCCCGTAGATCGGGCCGCCCGAGCATGGCCCACCCGTCCAGCAGCAGTGCCGCCGCGTAGCCGCCCTCGGCGACGGGCTCGGCCCCCGGCGTGCTCACCACCAGCGCGGGCGCCCCCGGCACCGTGTCGAGCACGTGTTCACGACCCGAGGTCCGCACGGGAACGGCGGGGAAGGCCCGTCCGAGTTCCTCGGCGGTCCGCCGCGCGCCCACCACCGAGGCGCGCAGCCGGAAGGCACCGCACTCCGGGCAGTGCCAGCCGCCCTCCTCACGGCCGCACCACCCGCAGCACAACGCGCCGCCGTCCCGCGTTTCCAGCGGCCCGGAGCAGTGCCGGCACCGCGCCGGTGCCCGGCAGTTGGCGCACGCCATGCGCGGCACGTATCCCCGCCGGGGCACCTGCACCAGCACCGGGCCGTGTCGCAGGCCCTCTCTGGCGACCTGCCAGGCGAGGGTCGGCAGCCGGGCGGCACGGGCGGCCTCGTCCCGCGTGAGGTCCCCGTCCCCGACGGTGCGGACGAGCGGAGCGGCGGCGCGTACCTGCTCACGCCCGGCGACCAGCGGGCGCGCCCAGCCGCTCTCGACGAGCTGCGCGGCCTCCACCGTGCAACCCCAGCTGCCCAGCAGGAAGCCGCACTTGTCCTGGGCGGCCCGCAGCAGCAGCACCTCGCGTGCGTGGGGCTGCGGGGCGTGCTGCTCGCTGTGGCTGTCGTCCCCGTCGTCCCAGATGGCGACCAGCCCGAGGTCCTGGACCGGCGCGAACATCGCGGCCCGGGTCCCGATCACGGCCCGTACGGAGCCCCGCCGGACCGCGAGCCACTGCGCGTACCGCTTCTCGGGACCCGCGTCGGCGGTGAGCACCGCGTGCCGTCCCTCCCCCAGCAGGGCTGTCAGGGCGGCGTCGACCCGCGCGACCGCCCGCCCGTCGGGCAGGACGGCGAGGGCCCCGCGGCCGGAGGCCAGCGTCGCCACGACGGCCCGGGCCAGTTCCTCGCTCCACTCCGAGCCGGGCAGCGCGTTCCACACGGCCCGTGGCGCACCGCCGGAGGCCAGCGACTCCACGAAGGCCGCTCCCCGCTCGTACCGCTGCCAGGAGCCCGTCTCGGGCGCCGGGGGCGGCGGCAGCGGTGCGGGCGAGGGGCGCTGCTCGGCCCGGGCGTTGCGCGGCGGCACGGCGAGCTGCAGGACGTCGGCGAGGCTGCCCGCGTACCGGTCGGCGACCGCACGGGCCAGTCCCAGCAGTTCCTCGCTGAGCACCCGCTCGGGCGACACGACCTGGGCGAGGGCGGCCAGCGGTCCCGAGTAGTCGGACTCGTCCAGCCGCTCGACGAGGAACCCGTCGATCAGCCCGCCGCCCTCGCGCCGCCCTTCCCGCACCCGGTGCCGACCGGCCCCGAACCGCACCCGCACCCGCACGCCCGGCTGGGCCTGCTCGTCCAGCTCCTCGGGCACGGCGTAGTCGAAGTACCGGTCGAGATGGAGCACGCCCTTGTCGACGAGCACCCGCGCGACGGGCAGGTCCTTGGCGAGCGCGGCCCCCCGCCAGGTCCGCGGCTTGGCCCGGGGCGTCCGGGCCTTCCGCACGCTCTCCCGGATGAGCGCGAGCTGCTCGGGCGGCGCGCCCTGCGCACCGCCGTCCGCCTGTTCGTTCTCGCTGCTCACGCTTGCATTCTTACCAAACACCACTGACATCCGACGGCGCCCGAGTACCCGTCTCGCCCGCACACCGGACGCACACCGGACGCACGACGAGGCCCGGCGCCCCGAAGGGTGCCGGGCCTCGCGAGGTACCGCGACGGCGTCGGGCCCACGGCCCCGCCGTCTTCCCGGGGACTTACAGGCCCACGGCCTTGCGCAGCGCGTCCACGCGGTCCGTCCGCTCCCAGGTGAAGTCGGGAATCTCGCGGCCGAAGTGGCCGTACGCCGCCGTCTGGGAGTAGATCGGGCGGAGCAGGTCGAGGTCGCGGATGATGGCGGCCGGACGGAGGTCGAAGACCTCGTCGATCGCCTTCTCGATCTTCTCCGTGTCGACCTTG
This region of Streptomyces caelestis genomic DNA includes:
- the fmt gene encoding methionyl-tRNA formyltransferase translates to MKLVFAGTPEVAVPALDALLASGRHEVAAVVTRPDAPAGRGRRLVASPVAERAEEAGIEVLKPAKPKDPEFLERLREIGPDCCPVVAYGALLPRVALDIPVHGWVNLHFSLLPAWRGAAPVQHAIMAGDEITGASTFLIEEGLDSGPVYGTVTEEIRPTDTSGDLLTRLAFAGAGLLAATMDGIEDGTLKAVPQPAEGVSLAPKVNVEDARIDWNAPALRVDRMVRGCTPAPGAWTTFRGERLKPIQATPVPDRTDLAPGQISAGKNNVYVGTGSHAVELIWVQAQGKKPMRAADWARGVRITEGERLGG
- a CDS encoding primosomal protein N', which translates into the protein MSSENEQADGGAQGAPPEQLALIRESVRKARTPRAKPRTWRGAALAKDLPVARVLVDKGVLHLDRYFDYAVPEELDEQAQPGVRVRVRFGAGRHRVREGRREGGGLIDGFLVERLDESDYSGPLAALAQVVSPERVLSEELLGLARAVADRYAGSLADVLQLAVPPRNARAEQRPSPAPLPPPPAPETGSWQRYERGAAFVESLASGGAPRAVWNALPGSEWSEELARAVVATLASGRGALAVLPDGRAVARVDAALTALLGEGRHAVLTADAGPEKRYAQWLAVRRGSVRAVIGTRAAMFAPVQDLGLVAIWDDGDDSHSEQHAPQPHAREVLLLRAAQDKCGFLLGSWGCTVEAAQLVESGWARPLVAGREQVRAAAPLVRTVGDGDLTRDEAARAARLPTLAWQVAREGLRHGPVLVQVPRRGYVPRMACANCRAPARCRHCSGPLETRDGGALCCGWCGREEGGWHCPECGAFRLRASVVGARRTAEELGRAFPAVPVRTSGREHVLDTVPGAPALVVSTPGAEPVAEGGYAAALLLDGWAMLGRPDLRAGEDALRRWIAAASLVRPQPAGGTVVVVAEPTLRPVQALVRWDPVGHAVRELAERAELGFPPVSRMAAVSGPVEAVAEFLHAAELPPEAEMLGPVPLPVLAAGRPRRAGAPPPGEQWERALIRVPPGKGAALAAALKAAQAARMARGSGSGSGSGIWVRIDPADIG